From the genome of Uranotaenia lowii strain MFRU-FL chromosome 1, ASM2978415v1, whole genome shotgun sequence, one region includes:
- the LOC129738050 gene encoding uncharacterized protein LOC129738050: protein MSGFWHESDVSMSEESENETHANGMFNEEDVLTMPQTIDSGVGFGNEGQKPTLPTAPAEKRITQETTGRAGFAADWLAGAWPLKPFDGALAANGRKAEWIRFRDQFERIASCKARVDSRTKLTGMKIFAGGFLLNIIELQEQLVTDAKSDIYDATVSGLNKYFNQTCDHTKERMKFRDMCMSSNETFTDWVLRLEGQVKFCEFRPEQREEELLQALLRRSIPEISRKLYEISDVLGNNLERIIDHGKHLDFIRSENSEPDGKVDSTKELDHEFSNDRAVKPVNALHTRHPINRGIRTRNPGYESFGNQLNNRGGNQRFRNQKHFEKKWSPLSQNIIQECDDCGKEHRPRSCKAFRAKCFSCGKRGHYAEFCRSTRNKVFSDRDNGPERQLDLKKESSRINQVDIEDNLTN, encoded by the coding sequence ATGAGTGGTTTTTGGCATGAGAGCGACGTTTCGATGTCCGAAGAATCCGAGAACGAGACGCATGCGAATGGCATGTTCAATGAAGAAGATGTTTTGACGATGCCGCAAACGATTGATTCCGGAGTTGGTTTTGGAAATGAAGGCCAAAAACCAACCCTTCCAACTGCCCCAGCCGAAAAGCGAATCACCCAAGAAACGACTGGTAGAGCCGGATTTGCTGCCGATTGGTTGGCTGGAGCTTGGCCATTGAAGCCATTCGACGGGGCACTAGCAGCAAACGGTCGCAAGGCGGAGTGGATCAGGTTTCGGGATCAATTCGAGAGAATTGCTTCCTGTAAGGCTCGTGTCGACTCTCGAACCAAATTGActgggatgaaaattttcgcTGGAGGTTTTCTTTTGAACATCATAGAGTTGCAAGAACAGCTCGTTACAGATGCAAAAAGTGACATATACGATGCTACCGTTTCTGGGTTGAATAAATACTTCAACCAAACTTGTGATCATACTAAAGAACGTATGAAGTTTCGTGATATGTGTATGAGTTCCAATGAAACTTTCACCGATTGGGTCTTACGCCTCGAAGGACAGGTAAAATTTTGCGAGTTTCGTCCGGAGCAACGAGAAGAGGAGCTGTTGCAAGCTTTGCTCAGGCGCTCTATCCCCGAAATATCAAGAAAACTTTACGAGATTTCGGATGTCTTGGGAAACAATTTAGAACGCATCATCGATCACGGTAAGCATTTGGATTTCATAAGATCCGAAAATTCCGAACCAGATGGCAAGGTCGATTCAACCAAGGAGCTCGATCATGAATTTTCCAATGACAGAGCCGTGAAGCCTGTCAATGCGCTGCATACAAGGCATCCGATAAACCGTGGAATCCGAACTCGAAACCCAGGCTACGAAAGTTTTGGAAACCAACTGAACAATCGTGGAGGTAATCAGCGATTCAGGAACCaaaaacattttgagaaaaaatggtCCCCACTTTCTCAGAACATCATACAGGAGTGTGATGACTGCGGAAAAGAACATCGACCGAGATCTTGTAAAGCATTTCGAGCCAAGTGCTTCAGTTGTGGAAAAAGGGGCCATTACGCTGAGTTTTGTCGTTCTACCCGAAACAAAGTTTTTTCAGATCGTGATAACGGTCCTGAAAGACAGCTTGACTTGAAGAAAGAATCTTCCCGTATAAATCAGGTAGATATTGAAGACAACTTGACCAATTaa
- the LOC129738051 gene encoding uncharacterized protein LOC129738051 gives MDSKTIPLVHGARILGVWVDDRLRFARHCNRVRQASFPKLNILRKVCSASGAGSRASLFRFLHGWLLPTMLHGFGMFSVGGDHIKESLEPVFNQAVRIISGAFKSSPILSLMAESGQIPFEYILCKNLTTKAIRWLSYGRDPDVPLIRRASNLLQKYQGSLPDIAPRPEPRSRKFNSPIPQVDLSLLSKIRAGGSSAVALSYFHHLVERKYKHLPKFYTDGSKTTDGRVGCGVFSNNASVTLALPPKCSVFSSEAFAILRAAHDLCPHSRSVIFSDSASALKAVLAGNIKHPWISDLSALALQKNITLCWIPGHAGIQGNEAADRLACEGSEQEPPNIPIPSADVSHWLKEFLSVTWSNEWNRCRDNKLREVKNCTSTWTDRKSFLERRALTRLRIGHTRLTHGHLMEKEDPPVCHACNVQITVKHILVQCQIYQQARTDSDLSNSLREILSNDPDEEEKVISFLRKSNLFAEI, from the coding sequence ATGGACAGCAAAACCATTCCCCTTGTCCACGGAGCCCGCATCTTGGGCGTCTGGGTGGACGATCGTCTTAGATTTGCACGTCACTGTAACAGAGTCCGTCAAGCTTCCTTTCCCAAACTTAACATTCTCAGAAAGGTGTGTAGTGCCAGTGGCGCTGGATCTCGCGCGTCGCTGTTTCGATTTCTCCACGGATGGCTTTTGCCAACAATGCTTCACGGTTTCGGCATGTTCAGTGTTGGAGGTGATCATATTAAGGAAAGTCTAGAACCAGTATTTAACCAAGCCGTCCGTATTATAAGTGGTGCTTTCAAAAGTAGTCCTATTCTGTCCCTCATGGCCGAAAGTGGACAGATTCCCTTCGAATATATCCTCTGCAAAAACCTAACTACCAAAGCTATCCGTTGGTTGTCCTACGGTCGGGACCCTGATGTCCCTCTGATCAGGCGAGCTAGTAACCTCTTACAGAAATACCAAGGATCTCTCCCTGACATAGCACCCCGCCCTGAACCCAGATCCCGCAAGTTTAACTCCCCGATTCCACAGGTTGACTTAAGCCTTCTTTCCAAAATACGCGCAGGAGGTAGCTCCGCAGTCGCCCTGTCATATTTCCATCATCTGGTAgagagaaaatataaacatcttCCTAAATTTTACACCGACGGCTCAAAAACCACTGATGGTCGTGTAGGTTGTGGTGTCTTCAGTAACAATGCTAGCGTAACTCTTGCCCTACCACCTAAGTGCTCTGTATTCAGCTCAGAGGCCTTTGCCATTTTGAGAGCTGCACATGACCTTTGCCCCCATTCAAGATCTGTCATTTTTTCCGATTCGGCTAGTGCTTTGAAGGCTGTTCTGGCCGGAAATATAAAACACCCATGGATAAGCGACCTATCCGCTCTGGCTCTCCAGAAAAACATTACTTTATGCTGGATACCCGGCCACGCCGGCATCCAGGGCAACGAAGCCGCTGACCGTCTTGCTTGCGAAGGTAGTGAACAAGAACCACCCAACATACCAATCCCTTCTGCAGATGTCTCTCATTGGCTCAAAGAATTCCTTTCTGTAACCTGGAGCAATGAATGGAACAGGTGCCGAGATAACAAGTTGAGAGAGGTAAAGAACTGCACCTCAACTTGGACCGATCGAAAGTCTTTCCTCGAACGGCGTGCTCTGACACGGTTGCGCATCGGGCATACAAGGTTGACCCATGGTCACCTGATGGAGAAAGAGGACCCTCCAGTATGTCATGCCTGTAATGTACAGATAACCGTTAAGCACATATTAGTGCAGTGCCAAATCTACCAACAAGCTCGAACCGACAGTGATCTCTCCAACAGCCTTCGCGAAATTCTTTCAAATGACCCAGACGAAGAGGAAAAAGTCATAAGTTTTCTCCGAAAGAGCAACCTATttgctgaaatttga